Within Dermacentor variabilis isolate Ectoservices chromosome 8, ASM5094787v1, whole genome shotgun sequence, the genomic segment GCGGGGACCGCACAATGGGGCGTGACGACCtccccaggcggcgctgcggaaacgcCGGTCAACACAAAACCCCTCTCTCTCGAAAGGTAGCGtcaaccacttccctcctcctccactcCCACTCGCGATAGTTGCGCCCtcgacagtggcgccgcctatgctgGCCCTGCTGTAGAAGACCACGGCTAACGCGATAcaggaggaaatccgcagaaatgttatttcgagccctgcggagtagTTTTTTGAGCGAGGTTTCGCTTCGTCACAATGTAACTGGTCTTATTAATGTCGTGTTGGAatcgcgcaaaaaaaaattgagaaaatgaCCGTTATTTAAGGCATAATGCGcccgcacgttgagagttcgtgttgctgaaacacacCGCGTGCACACGGTGTGCTCTAACACGCGCGCAATTACCTCAGTTCCAGTTTATgactgcgtgaaagtatgtgtacgtggtttcgtaagttaatttacgtacctgcaggacacttttgttcggccggcccGTGAGAGATTCCAACTGTCTGGGCACAGCAACGCCTAGCAACAGGGCGACTTCTGCTCCGCGCCTTTTAAACATATGTATCGCTCATCCAAAGATTGTGACGGCCATCAGAAACGTTTTCACACGTAGACGATATTGAACAGCGTACCAGCACATGGAATCGTTTTTATTCATTTATAACAGTGCAAGTGCTTGGAAATTTGATAGCAAGAACGAACTTGATGCGACAACTGAACGAAGGTTCCGAGAATAACTATCCCTCCCCCCTCATTAGCACCAACAACACTTTTCTTGAAGTGACCCTTTTATATCTGTATACTACGTGTGTCTCTAATCGTTTGCGTTGTAAGTTTTCGCAGAGAAGCAGTGTTGCTTTCTCTGGAACGTTCAAGGTACGCAAGACAGAGAAAAAATTTGATTCTTGCGCTTTACGTACCAGAACCACTACATGATTATAGGcgcgccgtaatgggggactccaaattaattttgacttgctggtgttctttaatgtttCCGCAATAGACGGGACACGGGTGTCcttgcatatcgcccccatcggaatgcggccgccaaaTATTGCCCGGTTTCATGCATCGGGGTATCTACAATGGGGCGTAACGGCCTGTCCAGGTGGCGCTTCGGAAACGTCGGTCGACAGAGCCCTCTGTGCTGCGCTTGTCGGTTCTGTGAAGTACAACAATGCAAAACACGGCCTCCAAGATCGGATGgcacatctcggaggccatgtgcgaAGCCGTGGgggtaattattattatttactatttgttttgaacacatttacacagttaacaggaaagggaaagcgaggagcaggctggcaactgcaaccggaaggggcacaacgcctggctactcttctgaagggaggtgacagcaacacagaactcgaagataggaaggaggggaggaaagaggaaaggaggagcaacaggacaaatctaaagactaaagtagaacacagtacagatcacacacagtagggccggtcactgaagctcacgctactacagaatgtttaatgttcacgctacaaacgtgaacctaagttagttaaatGCAGTAGAAAAGGAAGCAAATTTGTATACCCAGTGTGAACACTGCGCATCAGAGGTTCTGCAGTGTACTCCGCCAAAGACCAGGGTTCGTCGAGTAAGTTTTTATCTATTTCGGAGACAGGTACGATTTTTTCCTGGGACGTTATTTAAAAAAAACCGTTAAAAACAACTTTACATGTACCCCGCAGCCGATTCAATTCTTAGCCACAGTACCGGAACACTAAAAATTTTGTGTGTGTAGCGAATGTTCGAAATTTGTACGTGCCGTCACGGACGCAGCTTCTCGCCGTGCTGGACCTGAACGTGGCGGCTAGACCGACATCAGCATAAGTAATCATGTACGATTCGAACAGTCCTTGCTATTCGGATCGTCTTCGATTCTAGAATTCACTATTCCAAGTTGTCGAACACTACACtctaaagacagctgcccccttTGCCGTGTGTATTTGCCACTCAACAATAACCGTCATGTCTTACCCGcaattcctttctttaaagctaaCAGCCCGGTACGTTCAAGTAATGCACCGCaggtgcgttatcagcatgacagagcattatCCATACGACGGTAGCGAGCGCTGAtttttcaattaaaaaaaacgtaagcaagacggatgacgattatccttATGTGGAAATATAGACGTGAAATgctgcaactgtttttagagtgtatatgtAAAAGGGGGCCACTGCTGCTCTTACAGTCTACATGCAGAAAGAGGGATTCAAGCGGACACCCTTCTGAACGATTCTGATGCAATGAAAACTTGGTCGTGTCACAAACAATTCAGTTCCTGAAGGAACACATGAAGGAAGTGACTAGCACAATAGTTACCAGTCGTACAGTAAGAACGGCTTACCTTAGGAAGATTACAAATTGTAACTTAGAAGTATGACggtatgggctagttggtttaccaTAAGACTGTGTGGTGCAGCGCGAAGCGGGACAAGCGACACAGAAGAACGAGGACAGCGCGAAGCGGGACAAGGGACACAGAACAACGACAACGCCGCGAAGCGGGAAACGGAACCCAGAAGAATGATGATCCTGCGAAGAGGGTCAAGGGACTCAAAATAACGAGGACAGCGCGAAGCAGGAAAAGGTACATAGCAGAACGAGGACAGTGCGAAGCGGGAAAAGGGACACAGAAGAACGAGGACACTGCGAAGAGGGACAAGGGATCAGAAGGAGAGCGCGAAACGGGACACAGAACAACGACAACGCCGCGAAGCGGGAAACGGAACCCAGAAGAATGATGATCCCGCGAAGAGGGTCAAGGGACTCAAAATAACGAGGACAGCGCGAAGCAGGAAAAGGTACATAGCAGAACGAGGACAGTGCGAAGCGGGAAAAGGGACACAGAAGAACGAGGACAGCCCGAAGCGGGAACAGACACAGAAGAACGAAGGCAGCGCGAAgctgtacaaaaagaaaacaaaaagaccaGGACAGCGCGAAGTGGGACAAGGGACACAGACGAACGAGCATAGCGCGCAGCGGGACAAGGAACACAGACGAACGAGCAAAGTGCGAAGCTAGACAAGGGACAACGAAGAATGAGGACAGCGCGTAGCGGGACAAGTGACGGGgaagaaagagaagagcgcgaagcGGGACAAGAAACACAGAATAACGAGGACAGCGCGAAACGGGACAAGGGAGATAGAAAAACGAAGACAACACGAAGATTCACAAGGGACAGAAAAGAACGAGAGCAGCACGAACCGGGACAACTGACACAGAAGATCGAGGAAATCGCGCAGCGGGACAAGGGACACAGACGAACGAAGACAGCGCGAAGCGGGACAAGGGACACAGAAGAACGAGGACATCGCGAAGCGGGTACATGAACACAAAAGAACGAGGACCGCGCGAAGCGGGACAAGGAACACTGAAGAACGAGGACAGCTTGAAGGGGGACAAGGGACACAGAAGAACGAGAGTAGCGCGAACCGGGACAAGTGACACAGAAGAACGAGGACAGCGCGAAGCGGGACAAGGGGCACAGAAGCGCTTGTccacaagcgcttgtcctcgttcttcttctctctctctctctctctctctctatatatatatatatatatatatatatatatatatatcgcgcgTTATAGCTAACACGGAGAAAGAGATTAGTAAAATATTTAAAATGCGCCACACAGATAGACACCCATACGCTTTATCCATGAATATGAATTCTTAAAACGTTGAATTTTCGATCACCACGCTTGTGCGAAATCCTAAACTTCCATAGCACACCTGTTGACGAAGGGAGCGATATGTTCACTTTTTAATCTGTGTCGCTTTGCTTCTGTCTAATATTGTTGCCctcagtttcttttttattattattcttgttACTTCTGTACAATAGCCACCATGCTCTAACGAAAAATATTAGTGGTGAGTTGTCGCATCACCATATCGCTGCCACATTGCCATTAACTTGTCCGTTGTTAAGCAGCGAAACAGCGCGCTTTAGCACGACACACAGCCGGCTGTACCTTCTGTCAGAGCGCTAATATCGGGGAGTTTTGCAATTCACCTTGCGTTTTGCATGAATTCCAATGAAGCGGGTCGAGTCGGCCTGTCGAGTTGGAATTGCCCGGTCGATTTCACGCAAACGCTACCCGGTCGGGCTGAACAAGCATCGAATCGGGTCAGTCGGCCCGACTGCACGGTGTCGACCCACTTGTAAACATTTGCAGCAAGCATGTAAACGCTGCCTGCTCGGGGCTACAGCCCTGATCAGTCACGATTTATGCGCTGTGCAGCGGAAGGGCTATCATTACAAGGCCAAGACGAGCACCCATCCTAATCATAACGACATGAACCACGAAGTAGAGCTGTTGCAGGTGGCTGCGCGAACCGGAAGTCCAGTTGGAACGCGCTGATGTCTCGGCACGATGCTGCATGCCATCGTTCTTCAAGACTTGTCAGAAGCAAGGTCATGTAAAAGTGCGGCCGGTCACGTCAGACTCGGTCAGCCCGCTTTTCTGACTGCTGGGTTCACGTAAGTGTAGCCTACAAGGTTAGAGGCCATATCGCTTGAAGCTGGATCCGGCGTACTGCAGCCACACATGCATTGCTTAGATAAAACCTTATCTCGTGTAGCGTATCATATCCAAAGGTTCATGCATCTATAACTCTATGCTGTCAACAAGCAGGCACACGGAAGAGGGTGTAACGAGCGAAGAACTTTGTCACTTCTGCTGCTCTTCGTCGCTGTTCGCGGATTTGAAGAATTATCTTTGCCGAGTAAAGGTGGAAAACTCGTTCGCGCACTTTCCGGGTAACGCCCGCCTTCGCGAATCTCGCTGACATAATTCCTTTCCATGCGTTGGGAGGGACGACAGCGCCACCGCACCCACGTGACTTCACGCTGCTCGCTCGTAGTAAATCACGTGTGCCACAAACATCTGTCAGAAGTAGTGCGTAACGCTAGCTTAGCCCCTTCGCCTTTGCCCGTTGCTTGGGCCGCCCCCCTAGAGCCTCTATAATTCGACGAGTGCGAACAGCTCCCCTAATGAGACACGTCACAGGAACTCAGAAATAATGGTGAGACTGCGTGCCAACCAAGGGCTATCTTCTCTGGCCGAGCAGCTGAAAGCTACGAAAGCGGTGAGCAACATCCGCGAACTGGACCTTACAAATTGCATTCTTATCGAACCCAACGAATTGCCTCTGCACATAGGCAATTGTAGGGGACTCCAATCCTTGCGGTGCGTCGCCTGCCCGCTCCTGCCGAGCGCCCTGCTCAGTTTAATGTTGGAACGGCTTCCGTATCTGAAGGAAGTTGAGTTCTCCCTCCTGGCTGATAAGGACGTGGACTCGGAAATAAGGTACGTGCACCACACCGCGTCGCAACTGCCAGGCGCCCTGGCTCGCAATCTCCGCCGCATGTACGTCGAAGTGAGCGGCGACGTGAACTTCAAGCTCCTCTCGGTGTTCCTGCGCTACTGCCCGAACATCGACGACCTGCGTGTTCATTTCGTGCGCGGAAGCTTCATGAGCGCTATCCGGGAATGTAACGCCATCCTCAAACAGGGCGTCAATTTGGAAACATTCTCATTCTCTTCCGATGTGCCAGCCTCCAATCAACGCCTGCCTTCCGGACCGTTGGATTTCACGAGCTGGGCAGCCGTCTGCGGCAACGTCACCTACCGGAGGTCGAGCAACATGTGTAACTGTGTTCTTCTAAGAGATCTCGCTGTCGGCTGCGTTGGTCCCACCATTCTGCCACAACAGCTGGTCTTGGTTATCGTCCACCACGCAGAAGGCATCACGGCTGAATGGATTCGCGCGGCCACCCTTGGACACTTCTGGGCGAACGTGAGCCAACTTTGTATTCTGCTATTTCCGGCACAGCCCTCCTGTGGTGTTTACGCGACGGCGGGCGCCATGTGCCGCGACAGTCTTCGCGACCTCGTCTCGACCAAGCTCCGGCAGGTCGTCGAGCTTAACATAAGCGCCTTTCACTTCGGCCCCGACCTCGACTTGACGGCACTGCTCCAGGACGGCTCGCTGAAGCATCTGCAATCCCTCTCAGCGACCCCTTGCGGGCTTCGGCGCCCGTCAGCTCTGCGCCGTCTGGCGCAGAACTGCACCAAATTCAAAGAACTGGACGTGCGCATCGATAGGCGCGGCAGCTTTGTTCGGTGCGCCGTCTGCGAGGGTGAGTTCTACCTCGATCCCAAAGACATTCCGGCAATGTACGACGGCTCCCCCGTGTTTCACAATGCGCTTGCCAGGCTGACTCTGAGTGACGTGCATGGCCGTATCTCCCTTTGGTTCATCGAGACCTGTCGAGCGGTTACGGTGCGGCTGTCAGACTGCCCTAATCCCTCGCACCCAGACTACCCATCTCTGGGTCAGCTGCTCGCCAGAAACAGCTCGCTTAATTGTCTAGTGCTTCGGCACGATGCCCTGCCCTTCGGCGAGGCATGTCTGCTGGTGAGTCGGGTTTGAGCTACGAGCTTTATGTACCACAAGTATATTTAATGATAGTTCCGTACTCTAGACGTGTCAGCGGCGCCGGAACTGAAATGTTCTCGTTCATCAATTTCCTAAGCGAATTAGGTACTGCGCAAAATACATGAAAAATTGTGGAGAGAGAGGTAGGACAGACCGAAGACCACTAGATgtcgatgaggatagctatagtGGCTTcatggtacggcatatcttatgtTGTAGTAGCGCAAGCTAATgagggacaacagaaaggcacatttgacacacagcgctgtgtgtgaaATGTGCCTTTCtattgtccttgttcagcttccCCTACAACGAAATAAGATATACCAATTGTTTTATTACATGAAACGACAGGAAGCGAGCATATAGGCAAAATAATCACTAGCACCACCCGGAAATGCAGAAACGTCTACAATCGTTTTGCCACCACTGTGACACGAGGTGCACATATTTATTttcagaagcgaaaaaaaaaaagaatttgcatgGTGCGTTACATGTCCATTATCAAAAACTAATCAGCAAGAAAATACTTCTGCATTTTCTATACTGCGGTTCCGTATCTATCTTGAGATAATAACGAAAGGTAGATATAATATTACGCTAGCAGACACTGTCGCCCTCTAACGACAGGAGAGAGTCACTGAGAACAGGCAACCGATCCCAACCATAAGTTCCTGCAGTAACACACAACCGATTTGCTCACTTCAAATTCCTTCGGTGTTTAGCACAATCTCCGACAGCCTAATTTCTCTTTATCAGGTTTACCGGAAACAAGGAAATCGAATGGTTAGATAGGGGCAACTGAAATTGCTTCGGGAAGAcgccctacactctaagaacagtttacaccctttggattgccccttctgccacacaaaaataatcgtcatctgccttgatgcgcttcctttctttatcgctgcaagcccggaactttccagtgacgaacggcacgcgcgttatcagaaggggcactccaaagggtgtaaactgttctatgctgataacgtgcgtgccattcgttactggaaagttctgggctcgcagcgataaagaaaggaaacgcataaaggcagatgacgattacttttgtgtggcagaaggggcaagccaaagggtgtaaactgttcttagagtgtaggctgTGGCCCGCCCCTTGTGCACTCGCATGTTACATCGCTTCTGGAACTGTAACAGCGCACAACACGACGGGGAAAACAAGGACAGacgtcttgttatttctttatctttctgcTCAGGTCGTGAGTTAACCAGTGCAAATGCGCGCAGTGTAAActaatttgcacccttaaaaaAAGGACTAACAATGTGgatgtctataactcacacccttgcaTCGTTTCATTTTTCGACATAAGAGTGCGAGTTCAAGAAATTACGCTCTTGAATTCCTGAAGGTCTAAATTATTTAAGAATGTAATGTCATTTCCCGCGGGCGTCGTTCCGTTCCAGGAAAACATCTCACGCATCGCCAGTCTTCAGTACCTGTGCCTTCTGTCGGCGGCGCCATTACTGGACAATGCAGCCAAGGTGTCCGTGCTGACGTTCAGTGCCCGCCTGTGGCCTCGCATAAAGTGTGTACACGTTCACTACCGAAACTCTGTCGGCGGCACCGAGAAGCGAATCACTTGGTTGAGGAAGTTTCGCGCTCCGAGCGGTGGCGTCCTGGTTCCAGGCGGTCCCTGCTTCCTCTGTTGCTCGACGGCTACGTTCATAGGACTCGCCAAGCCGCTTAATCGTGACTGTCAACAGATCGTGTAGATGAATGCAAGGGCGACACGCAATAAAAAGTCTTAGATAAGAGTAACAATGCCTACAATGATACAGTTTATCATTTGCTTTTTTCATTCGTATCTTCGAATGTGTATGTCATAACGCtcgtttatctttctttcttccctgaGTGTTTGAACGTGCGCTAAGGGGCCCTGCGAAACTAATTGAGCCCATTAAATAAATAGCGCTATACACGGGACATAGCTTCCCGACGGCAAGAGCCACATATTGCCCCCTTTCATGCAACGGGGAACTTGCAATGGGTCGTGATGGCCTGCCCAGGTGACGCTGCGCAAATGCAGGTCAAAAGGGCCCTCCGTGCCGCGCTGGTCGGTTTCGGGTCGTACGAAGGCGCAAAACACGACCTCCGAGATCGGTgatgcatctcggaggccatgcacgaAAACCTAGCGGCGAATGCAATAGAGCAGGAAGCAAAGCGGTGCGACCAGTGCGAACACTGTGTTCGAGAGATTGCGCAGTGTACTCGGCCGAAGAGTAGAGTTGGTCGAGTACGTTTTTATCCATTGCTAAGACACGCACATTCCTTTCCAGGGATGTTCTTCAAAAACACTTTTTAAAATAACTTTCCATATACACCGTAGCGTATTGAATTCTTAGCCGCAGAAGTGGAACACTGAAAATTTGGAGTGTGCATGCGACTATTCGAAATTTGCGCGTGCCGTCACGCACGCAGCTTCTCTCCACACTGGTCCTCCAACGTGGCCAAAGCTATACGAAGACGGCAGTTCAGGCCATCATGTACGAATAAAATGGTCCTTGCTATTCATATCGTATTCGACTCTAGAATTCACTATTCGAAGTTGTCGAACACTATATGCATAAGGGGACCCCCGTTGCTCTTGAAGTCAACAGGGACAAAGGCAGATTCAAGCGGACGCTCTTCTGAACCATTCCGGTGCAGGAGAACCGCGGTGGTTGCGCAAACAAGCGGTTGTCCTCGTGCTTCGTTGTCCCTTTCCCCGCTTCGTGCTACACCACACACTCTCCGAGAAATTTCTTGTCTCGATATGgacaaagcaatttattataTGCTCAATCTCACCAttgttggacactttcattacATTATGCGGTAGTGTAGCATTGCCCTCAGCTCCTCTGTAATGAGCACTATAGTCTACTAAACGCATCTGGTAATGTGATATTCCCTTTTTTTTACATTACTGTTATTACCATCGTGGTCCAGACGTGATcgcatactttcctttgcgtcaCACAAGCTTCTCCTTTACAATTTTTCTCAGGTGACGGGACCGCAAGGTATCATAGTCAAAACATATATCAAACAACGTAAACAAGCTTTTCTTTGTCAGGCCCCACAAAAATTTAACCTaccgctgtcgttgaaaagaaaagtgcacaaccATTGCACTGTACAGGTGCTAACATATggcgcagaaacttggaggttaacaaaaaagTTCCAGAAGAAATTAAGGACCGCGAATCGCGACCCAACGAAAAATGTTGGACgaaacgttaagagacaggaagaaagcggtgtggatcacagagcgaacggggataaccgatattctagttcgcattaagagaaaaaaaatggagcagggCAGTCCATTTAAGGCATAGGGCTGATAACCGGTTGATGATTAGCGTTTATGCGCCATGTAGGATATTATATAGGGGTCTTAAGGTGTACATTCATTGGGATCGGTTGGCGCAAAGCAGTGATAGTTGATTGCTTCCGGACGCGCCTTCAACCTGCTGGAGAACCAGTTAGAATGACGATGGAGACAATAGTTATTATCCATGTATGTTCTAGTTAAACGTGCAGTCATTTCGTTAGAAGCGTACGTAGCCGATTTCATTTTTGAAAGGTCGGCTCAGCGAAGGTAACGGTCGCTAAGCTTCCCATGCGCAGGTTGCAAAAGCTATACACCGAGGGCAAATTCAAGAATAGTCATTTAATGATATAGACAAGGCTTCGACGAAAATTCCTCTGGTCAGGCATTGAAGTGAAAAAGGGTttgcagtcactgaccaagtccaaCGAAAAGAAAGACGTTTCGGAACCcctacgggttccttgttcacaatgaggcgGACAAGACGAGTAGTAGCATCTTAAAGGCTAAGTTTGTGACGTAATGACTGATTGAAGATGATTGGCATGCTTCCTGCTGCTCGGTTCATGGTCCCAGTTGTCAATTAGATGAAGGATGACTCAAGAAGAAGCCGCGTTGTCAGGTTTCGTTCTTTGGCTAAAATTACCGCGTTGTCACAATCAATGTGCTGTGTGGACGTATGTGCATGGTCGGCAAGCGCACTAGAAATGATATCGTCATTTCTGACGTCACGCTGGTGCTCCTTGAATCGCCGTGTGAACTTTCCAGTTTCGCAGATATAAAGACCTGGCTCCAACAGCCGCAAGGAGTCCGGTAGACAAACCCTGCAAAGTTGATACCTCGTAGGCAGTCTTTAACCTCCGCAAGCATATTCCGGAGCTTGGAGTTTGGCGCGTGCCCAAAGCGCAAGTTGTACCTGGCAAACACGCAgga encodes:
- the LOC142590984 gene encoding uncharacterized protein LOC142590984, producing MVRLRANQGLSSLAEQLKATKAVSNIRELDLTNCILIEPNELPLHIGNCRGLQSLRCVACPLLPSALLSLMLERLPYLKEVEFSLLADKDVDSEIRYVHHTASQLPGALARNLRRMYVEVSGDVNFKLLSVFLRYCPNIDDLRVHFVRGSFMSAIRECNAILKQGVNLETFSFSSDVPASNQRLPSGPLDFTSWAAVCGNVTYRRSSNMCNCVLLRDLAVGCVGPTILPQQLVLVIVHHAEGITAEWIRAATLGHFWANVSQLCILLFPAQPSCGVYATAGAMCRDSLRDLVSTKLRQVVELNISAFHFGPDLDLTALLQDGSLKHLQSLSATPCGLRRPSALRRLAQNCTKFKELDVRIDRRGSFVRCAVCEGEFYLDPKDIPAMYDGSPVFHNALARLTLSDVHGRISLWFIETCRAVTVRLSDCPNPSHPDYPSLGQLLARNSSLNCLVLRHDALPFGEACLLENISRIASLQYLCLLSAAPLLDNAAKVSVLTFSARLWPRIKCVHVHYRNSVGGTEKRITWLRKFRAPSGGVLVPGGPCFLCCSTATFIGLAKPLNRDCQQIV